A window of Cytobacillus sp. FSL H8-0458 genomic DNA:
CAAGATAACCGCCGTAAGCGAGAAGCAGTACAACACTTAAATTACCCAGAAACTCCATTAACGGAAAGTATTTGGCCCAAATATCCGATGTAAAAAGATATTTATCCTTATACTCATTGTTAGAGTCATTGAATTTATTAATCTCAAAATCTTCCCGTGATAATGACTTCACAGTATTAATTCCGCTTATATTCTCCTGAACTTTTGTATTGAGGCGCCCGAATGATTTCCGGATGCCCCGGAAAGCCGGATGCACAGCTTTGTCGAATTTAAAGGTGACTACTGCAAGAAAAGGCAGGGTAATAAGTGTGACAATAGCAAGTGGAATAGAATAATAAAACATGACCGACATACTGATGAGGATCAATAAACAAAAACGAATGAGTTCAGAAAATCCGAATGAAAGAAAGAACCGGAATCCCTCAACATCTGCAGTAAGCCGGGACATTAAATCCCCTGTTTTTGCATTATCATAATACCTGAAAGGCAGAAACTGCAGTTTTTCATATAACACATTTCTAAGCTTATAGACCGATGTGATTCCAAATAAATCACCAGTGTACTGATGAATATAAGTCGCTGCACCCTTCACGGCCATTATGGCAATAAAGCCTAAAGCCAAATAAGGTATCCACCTATAATTCCCTCCAATGACAACTTCATCAATTGTCACCTGCAGGATTATTGGATACACAACTGTTATCGCTGTCACAATAAACAGAAAAAATATGGACCATATAAAGTAATGTTTAAATGGCCAATAATATTGCTTTAACTTCTTAAATGTTTCCATCTGCATTCCCCCTTTTAATTTGCGGAAAAATTAGAAAAGTTAGAACGTAATATTAAATATATCGAGTTTCGAAGTATTTTTCCACCCCTTTTTGTTTGGTTTTTCACTTTTTTTAAAATCAATCTTATTCAGTTGTTCTCTCAAGTATTGCATTTGCTGGAAAGGCTAACCGTTTGCATATAAAACACTGTTGCGATAAAATGATGACTTTAATAATATTGAAAGGACAAGGGTAGATGGAATATCTAAATTTATCGCAACTAAATTGGGAAGCCCTGCTGATTGATGCTGGACTTATTCTATTAAAACTTGCAGCTATCTATTTTGCATTTTTAATCGTTAAATCAGCGGGGAATAAAATCATCCAAAAAAGCTTTGAGGGAATTGCAAAAAAGGAAAGAATATCTCCCGGAAGATCAAAAACACTGCTAAGTCTTGCTGAAAACATATTCTCATATGTTCTTGTTTTTATTTTCGCTGTTACGATTCTGCAAATTTTTGGGATAAAGGCAACTGCCATTCTTGCCGGCGCCGGGGTAATCGGTTTAGCAGTCGGCTTTGGAGCACAGGGACTTGTCAGCGATGTAGTAACAGGATTTTTCATCTTGCTGGAAAGGCAAATTGATGTAGGCGATTATGTAACAACTGGAAGCTACTCAGGAATTGTGGAGCAAATTGGACTAAAAACCACTCAAATCCGAGGGTTTGACGGAACTTTGCATTATCTGCCCAACCGGGAGATTACCAGTCTGAGCAACCATTCCCGCGGCAACATGCGCGCACTGGTTGATATAGGAATCTCATATGATGACAAAATTGATGAAGCTATCACAGTCCTTCAGGAAGCATGCGACAGGATCGCTCAGGAAAACCAGGCGATTGTTGAAGGACCTAATGTCATTGGCATACAAACATTAGGCTCATCTGATGTTGTATTAAGAATTATTGCCAAGACAGAAAACATGGAACAGTGGTCTGTTGAACGGCAGCTTAGAAAAGCACTGAAGGAAGCTTTGGAAGCCAGTGGGATTGAAATTCCATTCCCCCATCAGGTGCTTATTCAAAAACAGGCTGGAACAGATAGTTCTGCCGGATAAAGTGAAACTTCAATCAGTGGGGATTTTCTTTATCCCCCACTGATTGTTAGTTGAACCAATCGGGCCTTTACGGGCAGTTACCCCCCACTTATCCCCTCTTTGCACCTCTGAGTCTTGAAGCAGGGGTCTTACTGCCCGTTAAACTGCGATAAACCGAAAGCAAAAAAGCTGATTTCACAGATCCAAAAAGGATGATATGAAATCAGCTTTTTTTATAGTTAAATGTGCTTCAGCCTTTATACTTTAAATATGCTGCAATCAATTCAATTGCAGTTTCGATTGCATTTTCATTTGGATTCAGTCTGGCATGATGAAGTCCATATTCTGAATCGACTCCAAGCCAGAACATGAAGCCCGGAATTTCTTCAAGCATGTAGCCGAAGTCCTCACCTGTCATAGCTTCACGGCATTCAACCATATTAATGTCTGTATTGGTGCAGGCAAAGTCCATGAATTCCCTTGTTAAGGTTTCCTCATTGTAAACCTGATGATACATGCTTCCGTAGTCGATTGAAGCTTTACATTCATACCCAACTTCAATTCCTTTGACAAGTGCCTGAATTCTGCTTTTTACTTTCTTCATTGATTCTGGGGATAGTGTGCGAATGGTACCTTCAAGCCTTGCTTTTTCAGCTATGATGTTTTGAACGGTTCCGCCTGTTATTTTTCCGATTGTAACTACTGCGCTGTCCAAGGGATCAACATTCCTTGAAATGATGGACTGAAGCTGGCTGACCAGGGTACATGCTGCCACGACCATATCATTGGTATTATGCGGATATGCGGCATGTCCCCCTTTTCCTTTTAAATCAATGAAAAGTTCCGACGTATTTGCAAAGAGCAAGCCTTCTTTCAATGCGATGGTTCCGACAGGATATTCCGGAGCAATATGCAGGGCCAATATCATATCCGGCTTCCAATCCTTCATTATTGCAGATTTAAGCATCGGTTCTGCTCCGCCAGGCCCTTCTTCAGCTGGCTGAAATATAAACAGTAAATCATCGTTAATGCGTTCTTCTATGAATTTTGTTATTAGGCCAAGTGCAATAGACATATGAAAATCATGTCCGCAGGCATGCATTTGTTCACTATGCTCGGATTTGAACGGCAGGCCTGTCTCCTCTACAATGGGAAGGCCGTCTATATCAGCACGATACCCAATCATCCTGGAGGGATTCCTGCCGGAGATTTTCACAAAAATACCCGTTTTCCAAGTTTTAATTTCCATATTGTCCTGAGGTAGAGTATACAGGTAATCTAATAGAAATTGCTGTGTTTTAAATTCACGGAACCCTAACTCCGGTATTTTATGCAGCTCCCGCCGTAATGCAACGAATGGATTGATTGTGACCAAAACTATCTTCCCCCTTGTTAACAATGCCCCTTTATATTTTTTTCACAGAATAGCAATAATGAATTATCCCTTTAGAAAAAGCGCGGATCGAGATCCACGCTTTTTAACTATTATAATTGGCGAAGTTCCTGCTTAATTTCTGTCTTAGACTTAGTCTTTTCATCAATCTCTTTAATTACACGAGCTGGTGTGCCTGCCACCACAGTATATGGAGGCACATCATCAATGACAATCGCACCTGCCGCAACTACGGCTCCCTTGCCGACAGTTACACCTTCGAGAACCACTGCATTTGCTCCGATTACTACATCATCTTCTACAACAACAGGTTTTGCTGAAGGAGGCTCAATAACTCCAGCCAATACAGTTCCTGCTCCGATATGGCAATTCTTGCCGACTGTAGCTCTTCCGCCAAGTACAACATTCATATCAATCATTGTGCCTTCTCCGATTACGGCTCCGATATTTATGGAAGCACCCATCATGATTACAGCGTTATCACCGATTTCTACCTGGTCACGGATGATGGCACCCGGCTCAATGCGCGCTTTAATATTTTTCATATCAAGCAATGGAATCGCTGAGTTTCTGCGGTCATTCTCAATTACATAATCTTCAATTTTTGACTGATTTGCTTCAATCGCCTGGCTAATTTCAGACCATTCACCAAACACAACCCCGGTGCTGCCATTTACAAAGGTCTTTGCTGAGGCTCCGAAGTCGATTCCTTCTAAATCACCTTTAATATAAACCTTTACAGGTGTGGATTTTGTGCTGTTCTGGATAAAAGAAATAATCTCATTGGCATCCATCATTTTCATAATAAAAATCCTCCTCTATGTATAACATTGCAACTAGGATTACTTTAACAAACAAAAGCGATGAAAACAAGAAAAATAAATGGCAGAAAAGAAAACACGATATTATTGTCTTTCTTCTTCAATATGCTCCTTTATTAACTCAACAAATGCCTGCACCTGCTTGAGCTGAAAGGCAGATTCGTAGCCTAGAAGCCACGTATCACGCTTAATCGGCAAATTATTCTCATCAAGCAGCGGGATTTTAAAAATATTTTTCTCTGCACCATTCAGCGTAATGGCCGGGAGAATGGCGTACCCTATTCCATTGAAAGTCATTTGCTTGCATGTTTCAATTTGGTCAACTACTATTGTCCTTTTTGGCGAAGTTTTGAACTGCCGCAGCCACCAGTCCTGAATTTCCTGGTAATAGTTTGAATCACTCTTAAACTGAATAAATGGCCGGTCTGTTTCAAGTATCTGCTCCGGCCTTGTAATCTCTGTATCAACCAGATAAAGACTGTCCTTAAATAAAGGAATTTTAATCCCCTTCCAATCCGGAGTCCCTCTGATAATTCCAATATGAACCTGATCCTCATAAAGAGATTTTAATATTTCACTGCTCCAGCCGGTAATCAGAGAAATTTTTGCCTGGGGGTAGCGGCTGACAAACTTTTTAAGAACCTGAGGCAGCCAATTCTGTCCTACAATTGAAGCAACTGCAATTTTTAACGTTCCATGAACCTGAGAATTAAGGGCAGTAATTGACTCCCTAACTTTTTCTTCTCTTGCCAGAACTTCATTTACAAATTGAATAACAATTTCTCCAGCCGGCGTCAGAGACAATCCCTTTTGGGAGCGGAGGAACAGCTTGTTTCCCCATTCTTTTTCAATATTCACAAGGCGCTGTGAAAGAGCCGGCTGCGATACAAATAAACGCTCAGCCGCTTTCCTCATATTCATTTCCTGTGCCAGCACCGATAAAAGATGAAATTCTGTAAGTGAAGACATAAACATCTTCCCTTCATAACTTTTTCTTATAGTATATCTTAATTACTTTTGAATTTCTTTATCATCCATAATGGTTTTGGAGATAAAGTTCCAGAAGTGAAATATAAAAATCTCTGCACGATAAATGCAGAGATTTCCTGGCGCCTAATCGGCGACTTCCTTTTCATGCTTTGGCAGAGCAATGACCAATAAGAAGCTTATCACTGCAAATAACAGCACGGCATAATACACCGAATGAAGCGAAACGGTAAGGCCATTTTGCAGAATTTCCTTCATTACCACATCCATGCTGTTTCTTGCATCTTCATTTAATAGTACATTTGCTGACTCCAGCGATAAGCTGGCGTCTATGCCTTCACCATTCTTCTGTATATATGATTTGATCTGGCTGTTCAGAATTCCGCCCAGCAAGGCTGCTCCTATGGTGTTGCCCAGATTTCTCATAAACATATTAGCAGCAGTCGCAATTCCCCTTTGATTCCATTCCACTGTACTCTGAATGGATACAATAAAAGCTGTAGTGGTCAAGCCCATGCCTGCCCCGACCAAAAAGCTCCCCGTTGCTGCCCACACGGGTCCCGCTTCAGGAGTGAGTGTAACAAACATAATACTCCCCGCAATTAAAAACACTCCGCCTATGACAGATGTACTTCTAAAACCAATTTTTAAAAGCAGCTTGCCTGCCGCTGCAGAAGCTATCGGCCATCCAATGGACATCGTAGTAAGTGTAAAGCCGGCTACTATCGGTGATCTTTCCATGACACCCTGTACAAATGCCGGAAGGAAACTGGAAATCCCTATAAGCATGACACCGGTTGTTAAGGAAGCCAAATTGGCAATTAATATCGGCTTCTCCTTCCATATATTAAAAGGCATCATTGGTTCTGCAGCATTTTGTTCCTGCAGGATAAATAAAATAAAAGCAATTACACTGACCGCTAAAAGGCTGATTGCTTCAATGGAATTCCATGCCCAATTGGTTCCTCCCTCCACAAGCACAAACATGAGGGATGAAATGGAAACAGTTAATAGTACAGCTCCTGCATAATCGATCTGATGCTTTTTCCTTTCCACATTTTCATGGAGGAAAAGCCACAAGCCTGCAATAGCCATGATGCCAAGAGGAATGTTAACCCAAAAAACATATCGCCAGCTGACAAATTCAACCAGAAGCCCGCCTATTGCCGGGCCCATGATAGCTGAAATTCCCCAAACGCTTGATAAATACCCCTGCACCTGTGCCCTTTCCTCTTTTGTATAAATATCTCCGACGATAGTTGTTGCTATTGGCATTACGGCTCCGGCACCAAAACCCTGTATTAACCTGAAAATGATCAGTGCTGTCATCGATTCAGCAAAACCGCATAAAATGGAACCAATTAAAAAGATGATAATCCCGAACGTCAAAACGGGCTTCCGCCCAAATAAGTCCGAAAGCTTGCCGTAAATTAAAACAGTCACAGCATTCATTAGCAGGTAAGCTGAAAACACCCAGCTATATAAAGCAAATCCGCCCAAATCTCCAACTATTGCAGGCATTGCAGTAGATACAATGGTTGCCTCAATAGCTCCCATAAACATGGCAAGCATTACTGAAGCCAGCACAAAAGGCTTTTTCGTAACCTTCCTCTTTCCTTCAGGCATTTTATTATGTAAAGTCTGACTCAAGCATTTCCCCTCCAAGATTTAAAACATGATTAACGCCTGCAAATGAAGCCTAATTAAAGCATATCAATTCTCATCATTGGAAATAAAGCAAGCTCCCACTGCGGGGAGCTGATTTTTATCGTTTATTTAATCGTCTTATATGTTTATTTAGCTGATCCAATACTGTTCTGCGAGTCAGTATTCCCTCAAAGTAGCCTTCCTTGTTTTCCACACATATGAATGGATGGTCAACTAATAGAGCGATCGTTTCCTGTATAGAAGATTCAGCATCAAGCCGGGGGATATTTCTGTTCATAGCCTCTTCAACCCTTTTTTTCTCCAGCTGCTCAAATTCAATCCGCTCTAGACCGAGAATGGAATCCATGATAATAGGTGTGCTGATTAAGCCCTGCAGTTTATATTGCGGGTCCAGTACAGGTATTGCTGTATAACCGCTTTTAGTTAGTACTAAGAGGGCATGCTCAAGGTTATTGCCAACCTGAACATGTGCTACCCGTTCAGAAGGAATCATGAAATCACTAATGTTAAATTCTAAAAATTCCTCGCTATGAAGACTGATCATCACCGAAAACTCCTCAAAAATTAGTTATGCTTCTTAACCATTTTATCACAGTCTCCGGTATTTTGCGCCTATTATCCTTTACTGGTTTGAATGTCTTTAACTTCATAGCCGCAGTCAGGACAGTGAAAAATAACATTTTGATTGGATTGTGCAGTTAATACGGCATCAATTTCTTTTTCTGCGCTGCAGGCTGGACATGTTACAGTTGGCATCATTCTGCTTCACCTCAACTTAAAGCATCATATACTTCTTATTGTTCTCAATGCCTATTTTTTCGAGTCTCTATTGTCGTTTAAAATTTCTTTCATTTCTTCAAGAGTTTTCCTGATCCGGATTACTTCTTTTTTTGTATTAATTAAATCTGCAAGCAAAAGCAGAACAGTAAAAAACAGCATAATCATGAGCAGGTAATACATTTCACACCTCTTGCAATTGGTTTATTATTAA
This region includes:
- a CDS encoding MDR family MFS transporter is translated as MPEGKRKVTKKPFVLASVMLAMFMGAIEATIVSTAMPAIVGDLGGFALYSWVFSAYLLMNAVTVLIYGKLSDLFGRKPVLTFGIIIFLIGSILCGFAESMTALIIFRLIQGFGAGAVMPIATTIVGDIYTKEERAQVQGYLSSVWGISAIMGPAIGGLLVEFVSWRYVFWVNIPLGIMAIAGLWLFLHENVERKKHQIDYAGAVLLTVSISSLMFVLVEGGTNWAWNSIEAISLLAVSVIAFILFILQEQNAAEPMMPFNIWKEKPILIANLASLTTGVMLIGISSFLPAFVQGVMERSPIVAGFTLTTMSIGWPIASAAAGKLLLKIGFRSTSVIGGVFLIAGSIMFVTLTPEAGPVWAATGSFLVGAGMGLTTTAFIVSIQSTVEWNQRGIATAANMFMRNLGNTIGAALLGGILNSQIKSYIQKNGEGIDASLSLESANVLLNEDARNSMDVVMKEILQNGLTVSLHSVYYAVLLFAVISFLLVIALPKHEKEVAD
- a CDS encoding LysR family transcriptional regulator; translated protein: MSSLTEFHLLSVLAQEMNMRKAAERLFVSQPALSQRLVNIEKEWGNKLFLRSQKGLSLTPAGEIVIQFVNEVLAREEKVRESITALNSQVHGTLKIAVASIVGQNWLPQVLKKFVSRYPQAKISLITGWSSEILKSLYEDQVHIGIIRGTPDWKGIKIPLFKDSLYLVDTEITRPEQILETDRPFIQFKSDSNYYQEIQDWWLRQFKTSPKRTIVVDQIETCKQMTFNGIGYAILPAITLNGAEKNIFKIPLLDENNLPIKRDTWLLGYESAFQLKQVQAFVELIKEHIEEERQ
- the cbpB gene encoding cyclic-di-AMP-binding protein CbpB: MISLHSEEFLEFNISDFMIPSERVAHVQVGNNLEHALLVLTKSGYTAIPVLDPQYKLQGLISTPIIMDSILGLERIEFEQLEKKRVEEAMNRNIPRLDAESSIQETIALLVDHPFICVENKEGYFEGILTRRTVLDQLNKHIRRLNKR
- a CDS encoding N-acetyldiaminopimelate deacetylase, producing the protein MVTINPFVALRRELHKIPELGFREFKTQQFLLDYLYTLPQDNMEIKTWKTGIFVKISGRNPSRMIGYRADIDGLPIVEETGLPFKSEHSEQMHACGHDFHMSIALGLITKFIEERINDDLLFIFQPAEEGPGGAEPMLKSAIMKDWKPDMILALHIAPEYPVGTIALKEGLLFANTSELFIDLKGKGGHAAYPHNTNDMVVAACTLVSQLQSIISRNVDPLDSAVVTIGKITGGTVQNIIAEKARLEGTIRTLSPESMKKVKSRIQALVKGIEVGYECKASIDYGSMYHQVYNEETLTREFMDFACTNTDINMVECREAMTGEDFGYMLEEIPGFMFWLGVDSEYGLHHARLNPNENAIETAIELIAAYLKYKG
- the dapD gene encoding 2,3,4,5-tetrahydropyridine-2,6-dicarboxylate N-acetyltransferase, with amino-acid sequence MKMMDANEIISFIQNSTKSTPVKVYIKGDLEGIDFGASAKTFVNGSTGVVFGEWSEISQAIEANQSKIEDYVIENDRRNSAIPLLDMKNIKARIEPGAIIRDQVEIGDNAVIMMGASINIGAVIGEGTMIDMNVVLGGRATVGKNCHIGAGTVLAGVIEPPSAKPVVVEDDVVIGANAVVLEGVTVGKGAVVAAGAIVIDDVPPYTVVAGTPARVIKEIDEKTKSKTEIKQELRQL
- a CDS encoding mechanosensitive ion channel family protein; its protein translation is MEYLNLSQLNWEALLIDAGLILLKLAAIYFAFLIVKSAGNKIIQKSFEGIAKKERISPGRSKTLLSLAENIFSYVLVFIFAVTILQIFGIKATAILAGAGVIGLAVGFGAQGLVSDVVTGFFILLERQIDVGDYVTTGSYSGIVEQIGLKTTQIRGFDGTLHYLPNREITSLSNHSRGNMRALVDIGISYDDKIDEAITVLQEACDRIAQENQAIVEGPNVIGIQTLGSSDVVLRIIAKTENMEQWSVERQLRKALKEALEASGIEIPFPHQVLIQKQAGTDSSAG